The Leishmania panamensis strain MHOM/PA/94/PSC-1 chromosome 32 sequence genome window below encodes:
- a CDS encoding hypothetical protein (TriTrypDB/GeneDB-style sysID: LpmP.32.0370) yields the protein MFIKAKAVDKTKAAAFDRGHFALSSGVALAELPKRSYYYEGERRDTEVDAARSGSSSSSVSSSRCSSPNTVNSQCRAAVSRPNQGSSESDGDMSDDEEVVRRARAATQALFRSSRPASAAVSNFARCEGVWIAAPPNARLEKYLRGRTSFSLPIQQSGLTASAPTPSSCPTTVWGTSSSTEKNLSQPQKGDYHKNHIPEASSTPSDVSGVANNASIASRILPSAMERALQWHTTNSEFQQLMTLLAQDVQREQHDDLPPAAVSVANPSAEKVWPQSLTSSSITRPTSTRTYAPPSRAFAALEDKALEQLYEDWCLQRGRDDEEEGNGGHASGDTAAIASNVFIAADHRAAAFSVAAWTAHQSSSTLLRQDSAAMSGVGTAASSHRVSDAPFTWEELLQSEVTRRNTRHAPAYGLGSSAMLSNPAALADQATRGLQRFLQSVACVERLVCDSRFMRSVAMFLYEHHKVFLPHYRLVATPPKAAQDAAISNEGEDLHVDFSAHVGVEHSHAEHHVYEEFGERVSAALLSVLTYHVPGFDEAEFVEALYDTPATCVTTEDAGAASVDGPGFGGLQNVLSFPAWRLLLAMSGFESFFLWIMDYIYEEYDLDSGSEGDAPSVAVAGVRGLRALIRSTYNRPAAASADDMPDVDMQKGAVPPSATRQQETPLHTPNPPVSADTSDSLGPRPASEPQHSSLQPSPSTPRLSHTLPPSAMAALSVRASLLSSERGSGARLRKFFPTPPASTEKASGGLNDIGVPPYRRRETTYPGRDLPPITPKANSMMSASGNMTARFGELSSSASDVGSAPPPLRSERNLEQPSVASSTHASTFSTHAQAQAVHPLALNTSTGVPLQVADVSTAQRGGTTRGKPRFSSRPHTKASTAQKQKPQIPRLNR from the coding sequence ATGTTCATAAAGGCGAAAGCCGTAGACAAAACCAAAGCCGCTGCGTTCGATCGCGGCCACTTCGCGCTCAGCTCAGGAGTAGCACTCGCAGAGCTGCCCAAGCGGTCCTATTACTAtgagggagagcggcgcgACACCGAAGTGGACGCGGCGAGGTCTGGctcatcgtcgtcctcggtTTCGAGCAGTCGCTGTTCCAGTCCAAACACTGTGAACTCGCAATGTCGCGCTGCCGTGTCCCGACCGAATCAAGGCAGTAGCGAGAGCGACGGGGACATGAGCGATGATGAGGAGGTCGTTCGACGCGCTCGTGCGGCAACGCAGGCGCTATTCAGAAGCTCGCGGCCAGCGAGTGCGGCAGTTTCGAACTTTGCCCGTTGTGAAGGCGTCTGGATTGCTGCGCCACCGAACGCACGCCTGGAAAAGTACCTGCGGGGGAGAACGTCATTCTCGCTGCCTATCCAGCAATCGGGACTGACCGCTTCTGCGCCAACACCAAGCTCATGTCCCACAACGGTGTGGGGTACTTCCAGCAGTACTGAGAAAAATCTGTCCCAGCCACAGAAGGGGGACTACCACAAAAACCACATCCCTGAGGCATCTTCAACTCCCAGCGATGTCTCTGGCGTCGCCAATAACGCCTCCATTGCGTCGAGAATTCTTCCATCCGCAATGGAGCGAGCACTTCAGTGGCACACAACCAATTCTGAGTTTCAGCAGCTCATGACTCTCCTCGCACAAGATGTGCAGCGCGAGCAACACGATGACTTGCCACCCGCTGCGGTTAGTGTGGCTAACCCATCTGCTGAGAAGGTGTGGCCGCAGTCTCTGACGTCTTCCTCAATCACGAGGCCAACTTCAACCCGGACGTACGCTCCACCGTCGCGAGCGTtcgcagcgctggaggacaaagcgctggagcagctctACGAAGACTGGTGTCTGCAGCGTGGCagggacgacgaggaggaggggaacgGGGGGCATGCATCCGGTGACACAGCCGCCATCGCTTCTAATGTGTTCATTGCGGCAGaccaccgcgccgccgctttctCCGTCGCTGCATGGACGGCGCATCAGTCGTCTTCCACATTGCTGCGACAGGACAGCGCGGCGATGAGTGGTGTTGGGACTGCGGCTTCCTCGCATCGCGTTTCTGACGCCCCCTTCACGTGGGAAGAACTTCTCCAAAGTGAGGTAACCCGCCGTAACACCCGTCATGCCCCCGCGTACGGTCTGGGAAGCAGCGCGATGCTGAGCAATCCAGCTGCGCTAGCTGACCAGGCAACTCGCGGCCTGCAGCGCTTTCTTCAGTCCGTGGCTTGCGTGGAGCGACTCGTGTGTGATAGTCGCTTCATGCGTAGCGTGGCCATGTTTCTCTACGAGCATCACAAAGTCTTCCTGCCCCACTATCGCCTCGTCGCCACCCCGCCAAAAGCCGCACAGGACGCGGCGATCAGCAACGAAGGTGAAGACCTCCATGTAGACTTCTCGGCGCATGTGGGTGTAGAGCACTCACACGCAGAGCACCACGTGTACGAGGAGTTCGGAGAGCGCGTATCAGCCGCACTGCTGTCGGTGCTGACTTACCACGTGCCTGGCTTTGACGAGGCCGAATTCGTGGAGGCCCTGTACGACACGCCAGCCACCTGCGTGACGACGGAGGACGCAGGAGCTGCTTCCGTGGATGGCCCAGGGTTTGGAGGTTTACAGAATGTCCTGTCTTTTCCCGCgtggcgcctgctgctggccaTGAGCGGATTCGAGAGTTTCTTCCTGTGGATAATGGATTACATCTACGAAGAGTATGACCTTGACAGCGGAAGTGAAGGGGACGCGCCGTCAGTTGCTGTGGCCGGCGTGCGTGGTCTGCGTGCACTTATTCGGTCTACGTACAACCGCCCAGCCGCAGCGAGCGCAGATGACATGCCCGACGTTGATATGCAAAAAGGCGCTGTCCCGCCGAGTGCGACGAGACAGCAGGAAACGCCGCTGCACACGCCAAACCCTCCAGTGTCCGCTGACACGAGTGACTCTCTCGGGCCTCGTCCCGCGTCGGAGCCTCAGCATTCTTCCCTGCAGCCATCTCCCTCGACCCCACGTCTGTCGCACacacttcccccctctgctATGGCAGCACTCTCGGTGCGCGCCTCGCTTCTCTCAAGCGAACGGGGCAGTGGTGCGCGTCTGCGCAAGTTCTTCCCTACTCCTCCCGCAAGCACCGAAAAGGCAAGCGGTGGACTGAATGACATCGGTGTCCCGCCCTATCGCAGGCGGGAAACCACGTATCCTGGAAGGGACCTTCCTCCCATCACGCCGAAGGCTAACTCGATGATGTCAGCCAGTGGCAACATGACAGCGAGGTTTGGTGAGCTGTCGTCTTCGGCAAGTGACGTGGGGTCAGCGCCACCCCCGCTGCGGAGCGAAAGAAATCTCGAGCAGCCTTCCGTGGCATCATCGACCCACGCCTCCACGTTCTCCACtcacgcacaagcacaagCGGTGCACCCCCTTGCACTGAATACTTCCACAGGGGTGCCTCTCCAAGTAGCAGATGTGTCCACCGCACAACGCGGAGGCACCACCCGCGGCAAACCCCGTTTCTCCTCCCGCCCACACACTAAGGCTAGCACCGCGCAGAAACAAAAGCCGCAGATTCCTCGGTTGAACCGCTGA
- a CDS encoding hypothetical protein (TriTrypDB/GeneDB-style sysID: LpmP.32.0380) has translation MIRDQSHAYCQCSYCTQQPQEKSFNAGASMRAAMEALDRPGLCKDELYMKSLHQSLRAKAFLDSSKNAFKFIPDEQLLSSRKRREAKEMALAAELVPVRRRDRLQELVLLEHKNRLREEAALRAERRALGLPEGEEEEVSAPHSESSASTRPSSKASLQQRLSSGAATPASRCSAADDLHVMLKNIKDIVDEDPAASSDPLSREQVYKLRQLMHTQKKKTREMRDSCEHQPHVCNHCLDVNVQARHLSAAPHGSVAFGLTGKVINPEEGIKFGTDMQRDLDGTFNASKVDPAAVSGKTSHLSSYNAHPYGTGMVFLPVESQSRRGRSTGDNQSTRFRATFNNNIGREEPVEEELQFPGSTYNVYDTGFAKEATPQTAAKASKDERTVKIDTASSNESSQTGANEPRTAAAPEQPMYNSSAAMWMTTNQDRELDMKRFMEFQQKMKMNSKRVYAETASRSTKPVPT, from the coding sequence AAGTCTTTCAACGCTGGCGCTTCGATGCGGGCTGCTATGGAGGCGCTAGACCGCCCTGGTCTGTGTAAGGATGAGCTGTACATGAAGAGCCTCCACCAAAGTCTTCGCGCCAAGGCGTTCCTGGACAGCTCGAAAAATGCTTTCAAGTTCATTCCGGATGAACAGCTCCTGAGCAGCCGGAAGCGCCGtgaggcgaaggagatggCGTTGGCGGCGGAGCTGGTACCGGTGCGTCGCCGTGACCGTCTGCAGGAGCTGGTGTTGCTGGAGCACAAGAACCgcctgcgcgaggaggcggcgctgcgtgcggAGCGGCGTGCCCTTGGCCTGCctgaaggggaggaggaggaggtgtcgGCACCGCACTCTGAGTCCTCGGCATCCACGCGACCGTCGTCAAAGGCGtcgttgcagcagcgtctcagcagtggtgccgcaACACCGGCGTCCCGATGCTCTGCTGCCGACGACCTGCACGTCATGCTGAAGAACATCAAGGACATTGTGGACGAGGaccccgccgcctcctcagaCCCGCTGAGCCGCGAACAGGTGTacaagctgcggcagctgatgcacactcagaagaagaagacgcgTGAAATGAGGGACAGCTGTGAGCATCAGCCACACGTTTGCAACCACTGCCTGGATGTGAACGTGCAAGCGCGTCACCtcagcgccgcaccgcacGGCTCCGTGGCGTTCGGCCTGACCGGAAAGGTTATCAACCCGGAAGAGGGCATCAAGTTTGGCACCGACATGCAGCGCGACCTCGATGGGACGTTCAACGCGTCCAAGGTTGATCCCGCCGCGGTGTCTGGCAAGACGAGTCACCTGAGCAGCTACAACGCCCACCCGTACGGTACTGGTATGGTGTTCCTACCGGTGGAGTCCCAGAGCAGAAGAGGTCGAAGTACCGGGGACAACCAATCCACCCGCTTTCGCGCCACCTTCAACAACAACATTGGCCGCGAGGAgccggtggaggaggagctgcagttCCCTGGCAGCACGTACAACGTCTATGATACCGGTTTCGCGAAAGAGGCGACGCCGCAGACCGCAGCCAAGGCCAGCAAAGACGAGCGTACCGTCAAGATCGACACGGCTTCCTCCAACGAGAGCTCGCAGACCGGGGCAAACGAACCGAggactgccgccgccccggAGCAGCCGATGTACAACTCTTCGGCTGCGATGTGGATGACGACAAACCAGGATCGCGAGCTGGACATGAAGCGCTTTATGGAGTTTCAGCAGAAGATGAAGATGAACAGCAAGCGCGTGTATGCGGAGACCGCCAGCCGCTCGACCAAGCCGGTGCCTACGTAG